A window from Hemicordylus capensis ecotype Gifberg chromosome 2, rHemCap1.1.pri, whole genome shotgun sequence encodes these proteins:
- the LOC128343689 gene encoding taste receptor type 2 member 7-like, which yields MSVLWIYFTVANYSSLTSLTVFYCVKVTNFAHPLFLWMKSRIDRLVPRMLTMLFFIYVVIYLPSIVTILATEKCCNLTGNLTEKKVYSKMAHEYIKAVEYPLYLSFTTINFSIYLTASFLLLFSLWRHTRNLKKKGIGIKDLSTQVHISVIIPQLLSLFIYIFHFVLMTNVLIQAFEFGNTRQLIADTILNSCSSAHSVILILTNPKLKGACARILRIRGGSTSKQFQERRPCS from the coding sequence ATGAGTGTGCTCTGGATTTATTTCACTGTAGCCAACTATTCAAGTCTCACCTCTCTCACTGTTTTCTATTGTGTGAAGGTCACAAACTTTGCCCATCCTCTCTTCCTGTGGATGAAGTCAAGGATTGACAGGCTTGTGCCCAGAATGCTCACAATGCTGTTCTTCATTTACGTGGTCATTTACCTTCCTTCAATTGTGACTATTTTGGCAACAGAAAAATGCTGCAATCTGACAGGAAACCTAACAGAGAAAAAGGTCTATAGCAAAATGGCTCATGAGTACATCAAAGCAGTGGAATATCCTCTGTATCTCTCCTTCACTACTATCAATTTCAGCATCTACTTAACGGCATCCTTTCTTTTGCTCTTCTCTCTGTGGAGGCACACAAGGAATCTGAAGAAGAAAGGAATTGGCATAAAGGACCTCAGCACTCAAGTGCATATCAGCGTCATCATACCCCAGCTGCTTTctcttttcatatatatttttcattttgttttaatgacaAATGTTCTGATTCAGGCTTTTGAGTTTGGCAACACTCGGCAGCTGATTGCTGACACTATACTTAACTCATGTTCTTCTGCCCACTCAGTAATCTTAATATTGACCAATCCAAAACTGAAAGGTGCATGTGCACGAATTCTGAGGATCAGAGGAGGATCCACATCAAAACAGTTTCAGGAAAGAAGACCATGCAGCTAA